In Herbinix luporum, a single window of DNA contains:
- the asnA gene encoding aspartate--ammonia ligase — translation MKFVIPEGYKPQLSIKETEIAIKEVKDFFERELAKQLNLIRVSAPLFVKAESGLNDNLSGVERPVAFGIKEQNDQMVEIVHSLAKWKRQALKRYGFELGEGLYTDMYAIRRDEETDNIHSILVDQWDWEKIINKSDRNEETLKDIVRHVYKALKNTEIFIANKYDYVKEILPDDIYFITSQELEDRYPNLTSKEREYEISKEKKAVFIMQIGGALASGKPHDGRAPDYDDWKLNGDIIVYYPVLDIAMEFSSMGIRVDEESLKEQLTISGCLDRAQLPFQKALLNKELPYTVGGGIGQSRICMFYLRKAHIGEVQASVWPEDVMNEAEKRGIILL, via the coding sequence ATGAAATTTGTAATCCCCGAAGGCTATAAGCCACAATTAAGTATTAAAGAAACAGAAATTGCTATTAAAGAAGTAAAGGATTTTTTTGAAAGAGAACTGGCAAAACAGTTAAATCTTATTAGGGTTTCGGCACCATTATTCGTAAAAGCTGAGTCTGGCTTAAATGATAATTTAAGTGGCGTTGAAAGACCGGTTGCTTTTGGAATTAAGGAGCAGAACGATCAAATGGTTGAAATTGTACACTCCCTGGCAAAATGGAAGAGACAAGCCCTAAAGCGTTATGGTTTTGAGCTAGGTGAAGGTTTATATACAGATATGTATGCCATTCGCAGAGATGAGGAGACCGATAATATACATTCGATTCTAGTGGATCAATGGGATTGGGAAAAGATCATTAATAAAAGTGATAGAAATGAAGAAACCTTAAAAGATATTGTAAGGCATGTATATAAGGCTCTTAAAAACACTGAAATATTTATTGCAAATAAATATGATTATGTAAAGGAAATTCTTCCTGATGATATATACTTTATTACATCACAGGAGCTTGAGGATCGCTATCCTAACCTTACTTCTAAGGAAAGGGAGTATGAAATATCAAAGGAAAAGAAAGCCGTATTTATTATGCAGATTGGCGGTGCTTTAGCTTCCGGTAAGCCCCATGATGGAAGAGCTCCTGACTATGATGATTGGAAATTAAACGGTGATATTATTGTATATTATCCCGTACTTGATATTGCCATGGAATTTTCTTCTATGGGTATCCGTGTAGATGAAGAAAGCCTTAAAGAACAGCTTACCATTAGCGGTTGCCTAGACAGAGCCCAGTTGCCATTCCAAAAGGCACTGCTAAATAAGGAACTTCCCTATACCGTAGGTGGAGGTATTGGTCAATCTAGAATATGTATGTTCTATCTGCGTAAAGCCCACATAGGAGAAGTTCAAGCCTCTGTGTGGCCTGAGGATGTTATGAATGAAGCAGAAAAAAGAGGAATTATCCTTTTATAG
- a CDS encoding aldo/keto reductase: MNSINDYYVLSNGGKIPCIGFGTWKLPEADTTVDIIKTAIDCGYRHIDTAFMYGNEKSVGKAIRTCGLKRNELFVTSKLSNNSHGYEKTMKEFEMTMENLDIEYLDLYLIHWPRPLAIRDMWKEANEGTWKAFEELYKAGKIKAIGVSNFLETHLEALLETATVAPMVNQLELHPQFVQRDIVEYCKNHRIIVEAYSPLIRGDFSHPVLVETAKKYNKSVAQVLLRWSIQHGFIPLPKASKRERIIENADIFDFQLSDEDIEAMKVLEAKGSIGSHPDTAPF, translated from the coding sequence ATGAATAGCATCAATGACTATTATGTTTTATCCAACGGAGGAAAAATCCCCTGCATAGGCTTCGGAACATGGAAACTCCCTGAAGCAGATACCACTGTGGATATTATTAAGACAGCCATTGACTGCGGATACCGACATATTGATACCGCTTTTATGTATGGTAATGAAAAATCTGTCGGTAAGGCTATCCGTACTTGCGGTCTTAAAAGAAATGAGTTATTTGTAACATCAAAATTAAGTAATAATAGCCACGGTTACGAAAAGACCATGAAAGAATTTGAAATGACAATGGAGAATTTGGATATTGAGTACTTGGATTTATATCTGATTCATTGGCCAAGACCTCTGGCTATAAGGGATATGTGGAAAGAAGCAAATGAAGGTACCTGGAAAGCATTTGAAGAACTTTATAAGGCAGGCAAGATTAAAGCTATCGGGGTTAGTAACTTTTTAGAAACTCATTTGGAGGCCTTACTAGAAACTGCAACCGTGGCCCCTATGGTTAATCAGCTGGAACTACATCCCCAATTTGTCCAAAGGGATATTGTGGAATATTGCAAGAATCATAGAATTATAGTTGAGGCCTATAGTCCCTTAATACGAGGAGATTTTAGCCACCCTGTATTAGTTGAAACTGCTAAAAAATATAATAAATCAGTGGCTCAGGTATTGCTACGCTGGAGTATCCAGCATGGATTTATACCTCTTCCAAAGGCTTCAAAAAGGGAGAGAATTATAGAAAATGCTGATATCTTTGATTTTCAGTTATCCGATGAAGATATAGAGGCTATGAAAGTTCTTGAAGCCAAGGGATCAATCGGATCCCACCCTGATACTGCACCATTTTAA